A stretch of the Sphingobacterium thalpophilum genome encodes the following:
- the istB gene encoding IS21-like element helper ATPase IstB, giving the protein METLLASLRHLKLATMAQNLEMRNRHALEKQISYLEFLELLVEDETVKRQANGYQSRLKESRLDTQKILDSYDLTYQPGLDRRQLSDLASCRFIEQRSNAIFMGKPGVGKTHLANAIGLEAVKRGKRVLFVHTNEMVDRLFASRADGSYATTLQRFLKPDLLILDELGFKKMPQNSMEDFFEIVRRRYETGSMIITTNRNFEDWGNLFGDRVIASAIIDRIVHHATIVKLNGNSYRVKNLMELQDLFPNEEAPKGKRGRPRKQESELTGEHENE; this is encoded by the coding sequence ATGGAAACATTATTGGCAAGCCTACGCCACCTAAAATTGGCCACGATGGCCCAAAACCTGGAAATGAGAAACAGACATGCCCTGGAAAAACAGATCAGCTATCTGGAATTCCTCGAGCTGCTCGTTGAAGATGAAACGGTCAAACGACAGGCCAATGGTTACCAGTCCCGGCTAAAAGAATCCCGTCTGGATACCCAAAAGATACTTGATAGCTATGACCTGACTTACCAACCTGGACTCGACAGAAGACAGTTGTCCGATCTGGCATCGTGCAGGTTCATCGAACAACGCTCCAACGCCATATTCATGGGCAAACCCGGAGTGGGAAAGACTCATCTGGCAAATGCTATCGGGCTGGAAGCGGTCAAGAGAGGTAAAAGGGTGCTGTTCGTGCACACCAACGAAATGGTCGACCGACTTTTTGCCTCACGGGCCGACGGCAGCTACGCGACGACACTGCAGCGCTTCCTGAAGCCGGATCTGTTGATACTCGATGAACTTGGCTTTAAGAAAATGCCACAGAACAGTATGGAGGACTTCTTTGAAATCGTACGCAGACGGTACGAAACAGGATCGATGATCATCACCACCAACCGAAACTTCGAGGACTGGGGGAACCTCTTTGGGGATAGAGTGATCGCTTCGGCCATCATAGACCGGATAGTCCATCATGCAACCATCGTAAAACTCAATGGCAATAGTTATCGGGTGAAAAACCTAATGGAATTGCAGGATCTCTTTCCGAACGAAGAAGCTCCAAAGGGAAAAAGAGGAAGACCAAGAAAACAGGAAAGCGAATTAACCGGGGAGCATGAGAATGAATGA
- the istA gene encoding IS21 family transposase: MSQIKQLIRLKQQGYAIKAIARCLSLSKNTVKTYLFKIGQAKLNMNELLELEDPILDGLLNAGNPAYRDARFEDFKERLSYFQQELGRPGVTRKLLWEEYKQSVSDGYELSQFCFHLGQYLKVQKRSSMVMEHTPADKLYIDFSGKKLHFIDGNTGEIINCEIFVACLPFSNYCYATAVPSQKTPDFLDALDKCIQFLGGVPRCIVPDNLKSAVIKSDRYEPEINRCMEDLANHYGTVIVPARAGKPRDKSAVENHVKIIYTQVFAKLRNRSFFSLSALNSAVEDCVLKLNQTRMQNRSYCRQERFLSCEKHLLSIIIRMPPPILTKMPPLIS, encoded by the coding sequence ATGAGTCAGATAAAACAATTGATAAGATTGAAACAGCAGGGCTATGCCATAAAAGCGATAGCACGTTGTTTATCACTGAGTAAGAACACCGTAAAGACCTATCTTTTCAAGATCGGTCAGGCAAAGCTCAACATGAACGAGCTGCTGGAACTGGAGGATCCGATTCTCGACGGGCTTCTGAATGCCGGTAATCCAGCCTATCGTGATGCCCGGTTTGAGGATTTCAAAGAGCGGCTTTCCTATTTTCAGCAAGAACTCGGCCGTCCCGGTGTTACCCGTAAACTTCTTTGGGAAGAATATAAGCAAAGCGTGTCGGACGGCTATGAACTTTCACAGTTCTGTTTCCACCTGGGGCAATATCTCAAAGTACAGAAGCGCAGCTCGATGGTCATGGAACATACGCCAGCAGATAAACTTTATATCGACTTTTCCGGCAAGAAGCTTCATTTTATCGATGGCAATACCGGTGAGATCATAAATTGTGAGATATTTGTGGCCTGTCTTCCTTTTTCCAATTATTGTTATGCCACAGCTGTGCCGAGCCAGAAGACACCCGACTTTTTGGACGCGCTGGATAAATGTATACAGTTTCTTGGCGGGGTGCCAAGATGTATCGTTCCGGACAATCTTAAGTCTGCGGTTATAAAAAGTGACAGGTACGAACCGGAAATCAACCGCTGTATGGAAGATCTGGCCAATCATTACGGTACTGTTATCGTTCCTGCACGCGCTGGAAAGCCCAGGGACAAGAGTGCCGTAGAAAACCATGTAAAGATCATTTATACGCAGGTATTTGCCAAACTTCGAAACAGGAGCTTTTTCTCATTATCAGCCCTCAACAGCGCCGTTGAAGACTGTGTATTGAAGCTGAACCAGACGCGTATGCAGAACAGGAGTTATTGTCGGCAGGAACGGTTCCTCAGCTGTGAAAAACATCTTCTGTCAATTATCATCAGAATGCCGCCACCGATTCTCACTAAAATGCCTCCACTAATATCATAA
- a CDS encoding TlpA family protein disulfide reductase: MKNITLFLFLFLSISAFAQSSKPVLVDDLVPEKYKISNNYFPIIKGSYLYSIYALSTSDFISKARSLQKDINDTFTNETDTGAKALKTKDVNYFIKELADTYRRGYGKDSVSLEEYYRLIGAKADKKQLDSAYQKAYPKKMSESDKLLLQNFIAETEENVNDEDMFKRSASYREWLESRIIKLKQTKYNEESPLGYDGEYIVELNVINREITNPFMREYLNFDYTCSILKMVKNIEAREQAYSNFMKVVVSPYYKDEVSKVYANFRKTADNKPSPEFNFKDVNNKSVSLKDLRGKYVYIDIWATWCAPCKAEIPYLQKIEKLYHNKKISFVSISVDRMKDYEKWSTYVKSNNLGGTQLIADKDFNSDFIKDYNISAIPRFILIAPNGTIVSGNAKRPSDPELKKQLDKIL; encoded by the coding sequence ATGAAAAATATAACACTATTCCTATTTTTATTCTTGAGCATTTCCGCTTTTGCTCAGTCATCTAAGCCAGTCCTTGTTGACGATTTGGTCCCAGAAAAATATAAGATATCAAATAACTACTTTCCAATTATAAAAGGTAGCTATCTATACAGTATATATGCATTGTCAACAAGTGATTTTATCAGTAAGGCAAGATCGCTACAAAAAGATATCAACGATACTTTTACTAATGAAACGGATACAGGTGCCAAAGCTTTAAAAACAAAAGATGTAAATTATTTCATCAAGGAGCTCGCAGACACTTACCGCAGAGGATATGGAAAAGATTCTGTTTCTTTGGAAGAATACTATAGACTTATTGGAGCAAAAGCAGATAAAAAGCAGCTGGATTCGGCCTATCAAAAAGCATATCCAAAGAAAATGAGCGAAAGTGACAAATTGCTATTGCAAAATTTCATCGCTGAAACTGAAGAAAATGTCAATGATGAGGACATGTTTAAAAGGTCTGCCAGCTACAGGGAATGGTTAGAAAGTAGAATCATCAAATTAAAGCAAACTAAATATAACGAAGAATCCCCCTTAGGGTATGACGGCGAATACATCGTCGAACTGAATGTCATCAATAGAGAAATTACCAACCCATTTATGAGGGAATATCTTAATTTTGACTATACCTGTTCTATTTTAAAAATGGTAAAAAATATTGAAGCGAGAGAACAGGCCTACTCTAATTTTATGAAGGTGGTTGTAAGCCCCTATTATAAAGATGAAGTATCAAAGGTATACGCTAATTTTAGAAAAACAGCTGATAATAAACCATCTCCGGAGTTCAATTTTAAAGATGTAAACAATAAAAGCGTATCCCTTAAAGATTTACGGGGCAAATATGTATACATAGATATCTGGGCAACCTGGTGTGCCCCTTGTAAAGCTGAGATTCCTTATTTGCAGAAGATAGAAAAGTTATATCACAATAAAAAAATATCCTTCGTAAGTATTTCTGTTGACAGAATGAAAGATTATGAAAAATGGTCAACTTATGTAAAATCCAACAACTTAGGGGGAACACAACTTATCGCTGATAAAGACTTTAATTCAGATTTTATAAAAGATTATAACATCAGTGCAATCCCTAGATTTATTTTAATAGCCCCTAATGGAACAATCGTATCTGGAAACGCAAAAAGGCCATCAGACCCGGAACTAAAAAAGCAATTAGATAAAATACTTTAA
- a CDS encoding RagB/SusD family nutrient uptake outer membrane protein, which yields MMKKILLKFLILLTLLSILSCGDFLEVKPKGVVLPEKLTDFESMLNSFTMTQSFPSALLYCTDDYYGTYSAKDKSVNANLYFWREEKDINDQVSPVIWGQLYRIIYDANVIINNVMSATGSNEQKKKEVLGEALLARADAYFTLLTVYAKSYNINTKNTDLGLPWVTTTNVTDKVPPRALIQDNIDSIVNNTLRAIDCLPLNNVNRYRATKGAAKGFLSRVYLYIADYTNAEKYALETLAVAHKLTDYNTIESSDDLPIADLDPEILWQRGSEDRNVPVFMLYSDELKTYFDENDLRYSILTISNNKGINRGGAYGEANFGITFPEVYLTLAELAARSNRTAAAMEYLNIIRKVRIKASAYQPATSLNKDDALKLVLAERRRELAFGATRWMDMKRLDRDGLMKDVKRINRENSELQETLTPQSNRYTFQIPTRVRKFNPNMQVN from the coding sequence ATGATGAAAAAAATACTATTGAAATTTTTGATTTTATTAACACTACTAAGTATTCTATCCTGTGGAGACTTTCTGGAAGTAAAGCCCAAGGGTGTAGTCCTGCCGGAAAAATTGACTGACTTTGAAAGCATGTTAAATTCCTTCACAATGACCCAGTCTTTTCCTTCTGCCCTACTTTATTGTACAGATGATTATTATGGCACTTATAGCGCCAAAGATAAAAGTGTCAACGCCAACCTATATTTCTGGCGGGAGGAAAAAGATATTAATGACCAGGTGAGCCCGGTTATCTGGGGGCAATTGTACAGGATCATCTACGATGCAAACGTTATCATCAACAATGTAATGTCTGCTACCGGCAGCAATGAACAAAAGAAAAAAGAAGTGCTGGGAGAGGCTTTATTAGCTCGTGCAGATGCCTATTTTACACTCCTAACAGTGTATGCAAAGAGCTATAATATAAATACTAAAAATACGGACCTAGGACTACCATGGGTAACAACGACAAATGTAACTGATAAAGTCCCCCCAAGAGCATTAATCCAGGATAATATAGACAGTATTGTCAATAACACCCTGCGTGCAATTGACTGTTTGCCATTAAATAATGTAAATCGCTACAGAGCAACAAAAGGTGCCGCAAAAGGATTTCTTTCAAGAGTCTATCTATATATTGCCGACTATACTAATGCCGAAAAATATGCCCTGGAAACTCTGGCCGTAGCCCATAAACTAACGGATTATAATACAATTGAGTCAAGTGATGACCTACCTATTGCCGATCTTGATCCTGAAATTTTATGGCAGCGTGGAAGTGAAGATAGAAATGTCCCGGTATTTATGTTGTATTCTGATGAGCTAAAAACATATTTTGATGAAAATGATCTAAGATACAGCATTTTGACGATCAGTAACAACAAAGGAATCAATCGAGGGGGAGCATATGGGGAAGCAAATTTTGGAATAACTTTTCCGGAAGTTTATTTGACCCTTGCTGAACTGGCGGCTCGTTCTAACCGTACCGCTGCTGCTATGGAATATCTAAATATAATCCGGAAAGTTAGAATAAAGGCTTCTGCTTATCAGCCCGCTACTTCACTGAATAAAGATGATGCTTTAAAATTGGTATTGGCAGAAAGGAGACGGGAATTAGCTTTTGGAGCCACACGCTGGATGGATATGAAAAGACTGGATAGAGATGGCCTGATGAAAGACGTCAAACGTATTAACAGGGAAAATTCTGAACTTCAGGAGACATTAACGCCACAAAGTAATCGTTACACTTTTCAGATACCAACTCGGGTGAGAAAATTCAATCCCAACATGCAAGTCAATTAA
- a CDS encoding SusC/RagA family TonB-linked outer membrane protein has product MRVNLSLVCLVAMGGLQAYSKTFAQISIQRQNITLPQLFQEIRKQSGYDFFYNESLLSDKDPVNIQMQNASIEKILDYSLNGKSLTYDIKNRIVVIKQLENKQRNIVGRVITEDRSPLSGASIKVKGQPRVFFTDENGHFSIPASDKVTELVISYIGYKDCIVRPGDEFMEIKMAKLDNQLAEVSVISTGYQKIKKEQLTGAASTLSEKDYQQRVAVTGNFLENLEGKVPGLVYNSISGEISIRGVSTFDAVKKPLIVLDGFPTEIDINSINPNDIISVSVLRDAAAASIYGVQASNGVIVIETRRGKSGKPTFTFRNTFAFDSKPDFDYMRYLDTKEFVDLQRDMVSTGGDERYFYSDYNPIDPVTSILFDLKDGLIDNKLAEEKIGAIASYNNLAEYKRLFYRRRLVNNINFDISGGTEKSTYLIGVNHIGERAQKVGTDNKKTILNVANTYKFNKNISFDFKGIYSNNRVKNGTTPDYSDLLPFERIVDENGNALPATFGEFREKFYVINKDYNERAKSLGLYDQLYYPFGELSATTQKTSLNSFRAQGRLNAKITEWLNIDLGGAIENEQGVNDLLKTEDSYRVRYLVNTKAKKDPAKGTPLFTDLPQGNFLTKETLKNTAYTLRAQANLNYETKDKKHSISGIIGIEQRQVKAESFKTTFFGYDDQSLINKPVNLQVLNSRIKPAFKEVGDYGSRFNSNDYFGEKYSDRRFRSFYGQGTYMFKHKYIATGSIRIDQSNLFGVDDKYKNKPLWSLGMNWRMGEEEFIKSVSWINSLQIRAASGFNGNVPSSFNGPFLILTSGLNNRFNTSEVFYDVLSPENQSIRWETTTNYNLGLDYGLLKNRISGSVDLYYKRTKDVFGTMSADPTLGFNQYSANTASIENKGLEILLTSVNIDKGIFKWRTSATASFNKNKVIEVQTKDKTSSLDIVSGTDLQKGYPMNALFSYRYAGLNNLGHPGVYDRNGNVLVLNTYDDAVIDVDFDDLVYSGTTNPKYVIGLNNQFSVGSFDLSFLFMYYGGHVMRVQQPNPDELQSGNAIKGSSNYWKKPGDELVTAIPGLPEYGTPENFMYSARDGYTYGDRYVRKADYIRLRDIILTYNLKNDFLQKVGLFNTQFRFQVQNPFKYTFSGNDIDPESIDRRTGIRTLPQTSFYSLTFSTTF; this is encoded by the coding sequence ATGCGAGTAAATTTATCACTTGTTTGCCTTGTCGCCATGGGGGGGCTCCAGGCATATTCCAAAACCTTTGCGCAGATTTCAATTCAGCGCCAGAACATTACACTACCACAATTATTTCAGGAAATTCGCAAACAGAGTGGCTACGACTTTTTTTACAATGAAAGCTTATTGTCAGATAAAGATCCTGTAAATATTCAAATGCAGAATGCCTCTATTGAGAAAATCCTAGATTATTCGCTAAATGGAAAGTCCCTCACTTACGATATCAAAAACAGAATAGTTGTTATTAAACAATTAGAAAATAAGCAGCGAAATATTGTTGGAAGGGTTATCACCGAAGATAGATCGCCTCTATCTGGAGCCAGCATTAAAGTAAAGGGCCAGCCAAGAGTATTTTTTACAGACGAGAATGGTCATTTCTCTATACCCGCATCGGATAAAGTAACAGAACTTGTAATTTCATATATCGGCTATAAGGACTGTATTGTCAGGCCAGGTGATGAATTTATGGAGATTAAGATGGCCAAATTGGATAATCAGTTGGCCGAAGTGAGTGTAATTTCGACGGGTTACCAGAAGATCAAGAAAGAACAGCTTACGGGTGCCGCCTCCACATTAAGCGAAAAGGACTACCAACAGCGGGTAGCCGTAACCGGTAACTTTCTAGAAAATCTGGAAGGAAAAGTCCCAGGACTAGTCTACAATAGTATTTCTGGAGAAATTTCCATTCGTGGTGTCAGTACTTTTGACGCAGTAAAAAAACCACTTATCGTGTTGGATGGTTTTCCTACTGAAATCGACATAAACTCCATAAACCCAAATGATATCATATCAGTGAGCGTGTTAAGGGATGCAGCAGCAGCTTCAATTTACGGTGTACAGGCATCAAACGGTGTTATTGTTATAGAAACCAGAAGGGGAAAATCCGGTAAACCAACATTCACTTTTAGAAACACTTTTGCTTTTGATTCAAAGCCCGATTTCGATTATATGCGCTATCTCGATACAAAGGAATTCGTAGACTTACAGCGTGATATGGTCAGTACAGGCGGTGACGAAAGATACTTTTACTCAGATTATAACCCAATTGACCCAGTTACAAGTATACTATTCGATCTTAAAGATGGCCTTATAGATAACAAGCTTGCAGAGGAGAAAATTGGCGCTATAGCTTCTTACAACAATCTTGCGGAGTATAAACGGTTATTTTATAGACGTAGACTTGTCAATAACATCAATTTTGATATCAGCGGAGGTACGGAAAAAAGCACATATCTAATTGGTGTCAACCATATCGGAGAAAGAGCTCAGAAAGTAGGCACAGATAATAAAAAAACCATTTTAAATGTTGCCAACACTTACAAGTTCAACAAGAATATTTCATTTGATTTTAAAGGAATTTATTCAAATAACAGAGTAAAAAATGGCACTACACCAGATTATAGTGACCTCCTCCCCTTTGAAAGGATTGTCGACGAAAATGGTAATGCACTTCCGGCTACTTTTGGTGAATTCAGAGAAAAATTTTATGTAATAAATAAAGATTATAACGAGAGAGCCAAATCCCTAGGTTTGTATGACCAGCTTTATTACCCATTCGGAGAATTGTCCGCTACGACTCAAAAGACATCACTCAATTCTTTCAGGGCACAAGGCCGACTTAATGCCAAAATTACTGAGTGGCTAAATATCGATCTTGGCGGCGCTATTGAAAATGAACAGGGTGTGAACGACCTGCTTAAAACAGAAGATTCTTATAGAGTAAGGTATCTGGTAAATACTAAGGCAAAAAAAGATCCAGCAAAGGGAACCCCTTTATTCACAGACCTGCCACAGGGAAATTTTCTGACAAAAGAAACACTTAAAAATACAGCTTACACCCTACGTGCTCAGGCAAATCTCAATTACGAAACAAAAGATAAAAAACATAGTATTTCGGGAATCATTGGTATTGAACAAAGGCAAGTAAAAGCTGAATCATTTAAAACAACATTCTTTGGTTACGATGACCAGTCTCTTATCAATAAACCTGTCAATCTTCAGGTGCTTAATTCAAGGATAAAACCAGCCTTCAAAGAAGTCGGGGACTACGGATCAAGGTTTAACAGTAATGACTATTTTGGAGAAAAATATAGCGACAGAAGGTTCCGTTCATTTTATGGACAAGGAACTTATATGTTCAAGCATAAATATATCGCTACTGGAAGTATCCGTATAGATCAGTCTAATCTGTTCGGAGTAGACGATAAGTATAAAAACAAACCGCTTTGGTCCTTAGGAATGAATTGGCGTATGGGCGAAGAGGAATTTATTAAATCTGTTTCCTGGATCAATTCATTACAGATTCGGGCCGCCTCCGGCTTTAACGGCAATGTTCCAAGTAGCTTTAACGGACCTTTCCTGATCCTAACATCCGGACTTAATAATAGGTTTAACACTTCAGAGGTCTTTTATGATGTACTATCACCTGAAAACCAATCCATCCGCTGGGAAACAACAACTAACTATAATCTGGGGTTAGATTATGGATTATTAAAAAATAGAATATCAGGTTCTGTAGACCTTTATTATAAAAGAACAAAAGATGTATTTGGTACGATGTCCGCAGATCCAACATTAGGATTTAACCAATATAGTGCTAATACGGCTTCTATTGAGAATAAAGGTCTTGAAATATTACTCACTAGCGTAAATATTGATAAGGGCATCTTCAAATGGCGAACAAGTGCAACTGCATCCTTCAATAAAAATAAGGTTATTGAAGTACAGACCAAAGATAAAACTTCATCCCTGGATATCGTATCAGGCACAGACCTACAGAAAGGTTATCCAATGAATGCACTATTCAGTTATAGATACGCTGGACTGAATAATTTAGGGCACCCTGGAGTTTACGATAGAAACGGTAATGTGTTAGTTTTAAATACATACGACGATGCCGTCATTGATGTCGATTTTGATGATCTGGTCTATAGCGGTACAACAAATCCCAAGTATGTGATCGGTCTCAATAACCAGTTTTCTGTAGGCTCTTTCGATTTGTCTTTTCTTTTTATGTATTACGGCGGCCATGTTATGAGAGTTCAACAACCCAATCCTGATGAACTACAGAGCGGAAATGCGATAAAAGGTTCTTCAAACTACTGGAAAAAGCCTGGAGACGAGCTCGTAACTGCAATACCGGGACTCCCTGAGTATGGAACTCCTGAGAACTTTATGTATTCCGCACGGGACGGGTATACCTACGGAGACAGATATGTACGTAAAGCAGACTACATTCGGCTGAGAGATATCATCTTAACCTACAATTTGAAAAATGACTTCCTGCAAAAGGTCGGTCTATTCAATACTCAATTTAGGTTTCAGGTTCAGAATCCATTCAAATATACATTTAGTGGAAATGATATAGACCCCGAATCAATTGATAGACGGACAGGAATAAGGACTCTGCCACAAACTTCATTTTATAGTTTGACATTTTCCACTACATTCTAG
- a CDS encoding FecR family protein gives MDNNKAEKLLERYNKGKCTIEEKKLVEDWYLHMLNKNEHITASSELYKVKAKLDSRLFYQRKSRVFYRYAAAILAFATFTGILYYSSDLPQKAPNQKIDNKEIAAGGNKAILILADGKQFDLSSSKIGTITQLSGIKVDCDTVGQITFNVQDRSLKSFSEKMNSIVTPKGGQYKIILEDGTNIWLNAQSMLKFPERFAKDNRSVELVGEAYFEVAKNRNKPFIVRTKEQNVKVLGTHFNISSYADERIARTTLVEGSVSVSDNISHRSVVLKPGEQILISGNSIAVKKVDTQVDVAWKEGDFIFKNENIESIMRKVSRWYQVDVDFISKKEDITFSGMISKSNNLSAILTMLESTGQIKFKLAGRRISIMM, from the coding sequence ATGGACAACAATAAAGCTGAAAAGCTTCTTGAAAGATATAATAAAGGTAAATGTACCATAGAGGAAAAAAAATTAGTTGAAGACTGGTACCTCCATATGCTGAATAAAAATGAGCATATCACAGCATCGTCTGAATTGTATAAAGTAAAAGCCAAATTGGACAGCCGTCTCTTTTACCAAAGAAAATCTAGGGTGTTCTACCGCTATGCTGCCGCTATTCTTGCATTTGCAACATTCACTGGCATACTTTACTATTCAAGTGATCTGCCTCAGAAAGCACCAAACCAGAAGATTGATAATAAAGAAATTGCTGCCGGAGGGAATAAAGCTATCCTCATACTCGCAGATGGAAAACAATTTGATCTAAGCTCGTCAAAAATAGGTACTATCACACAACTGAGTGGAATAAAAGTCGACTGCGATACTGTTGGGCAGATAACTTTCAATGTTCAAGATAGATCACTTAAATCTTTCTCTGAAAAGATGAACAGCATTGTAACTCCAAAGGGAGGCCAATATAAAATCATCCTTGAAGATGGCACCAATATTTGGTTGAACGCGCAGTCTATGCTAAAATTTCCTGAAAGATTTGCTAAGGATAACCGCTCGGTCGAACTAGTTGGAGAAGCCTATTTTGAAGTTGCGAAAAATAGAAATAAACCTTTCATTGTTAGGACTAAAGAACAGAATGTAAAAGTACTGGGAACCCATTTTAATATCAGCTCATACGCTGATGAGCGTATAGCCCGTACGACGCTTGTTGAAGGCAGCGTCTCAGTAAGCGACAATATCTCACATCGATCTGTTGTATTAAAACCTGGAGAGCAGATCCTGATCAGTGGAAATTCAATAGCAGTCAAAAAAGTAGACACTCAGGTCGATGTGGCCTGGAAAGAAGGAGACTTTATTTTCAAGAATGAAAATATTGAGAGTATTATGCGAAAGGTCTCCCGATGGTACCAAGTAGATGTGGATTTCATAAGCAAGAAGGAAGATATCACCTTCAGCGGTATGATATCCAAATCAAACAATCTGTCAGCTATACTGACAATGCTGGAATCAACAGGACAGATCAAATTTAAATTAGCAGGAAGGAGGATATCTATTATGATGTAA
- a CDS encoding RNA polymerase sigma factor, whose translation MYNKLSDIELIDLLNQYDHNAYTEIYERYWSVLYVHAFRILQHEDEALDSIQNVFENLWNKAGSLVVQSSLKAYLFTSVRNSSLNAIEKSKTRSMYIDSLNEFVDIYRSSTEEELYFKELLKKFESEIENLPPKMREIFLKSRNEGLSYKKIAKELSITENTVKTVLHRAVLQLKKKLNTLITFLF comes from the coding sequence GTGTACAACAAACTGAGTGATATAGAACTTATTGACCTACTCAATCAGTACGATCATAATGCTTATACAGAAATCTATGAACGATATTGGTCCGTTTTATATGTGCATGCCTTTCGTATATTACAACATGAAGATGAAGCATTGGATTCCATCCAGAATGTTTTTGAGAATTTATGGAATAAGGCTGGAAGTCTCGTCGTGCAATCTTCATTAAAAGCTTATTTATTTACCTCTGTGAGAAACTCTTCCTTAAATGCTATTGAAAAAAGCAAGACACGAAGTATGTATATAGATTCTTTAAATGAATTTGTGGATATTTACCGTTCGTCAACAGAGGAGGAACTATATTTTAAAGAGCTATTAAAAAAATTCGAATCTGAAATCGAAAATTTACCCCCAAAAATGCGTGAGATCTTCTTAAAGAGTAGAAATGAAGGATTGTCTTACAAAAAAATAGCAAAAGAGCTGAGTATAACTGAGAATACGGTAAAAACCGTTCTTCACAGAGCAGTTTTACAGTTAAAAAAGAAGCTAAACACACTAATAACATTCCTTTTCTAA
- a CDS encoding DUF4372 domain-containing protein — MINLNVFSQILSLIDRELFKDLVSKHKSDKHQKGINSCMLFCHFSSADSVRDISNGLRSTTGNLNHLGVVRAPSKSNISYIKLIVH; from the coding sequence ATGATAAATTTAAATGTTTTTAGTCAGATTTTATCTCTTATCGACCGCGAATTATTCAAAGATTTGGTTTCAAAGCACAAAAGTGACAAACATCAGAAAGGGATCAACAGCTGTATGCTTTTCTGTCATTTTTCCTCGGCAGATTCGGTTCGTGATATTAGTAACGGTCTACGCAGTACCACTGGTAATCTGAACCACTTAGGTGTAGTAAGAGCTCCAAGTAAGTCTAATATATCCTATATCAAACTTATCGTCCATTAG
- a CDS encoding IS3 family transposase, producing the protein MKAELFEYIEIWYNRERRHSTLGNLTIEQFNNKEQKIKKAA; encoded by the coding sequence ATGAAAGCAGAACTATTCGAATACATAGAAATCTGGTATAATCGAGAACGTCGTCACTCCACATTGGGAAATCTTACAATTGAGCAATTTAATAACAAAGAGCAAAAAATTAAAAAAGCTGCTTAA
- a CDS encoding IS3 family transposase, protein MYSFIKQHQGLYSIEKMCKVMGVGSRSYYAWQKRSQQTKSGKCSNLEDKIKAIYFDKKQRYGSPRITAELLDDGIKVSRNTVAKYMKNMGLRSKIGKKFKATTDSKHAHKIMDNVLDRNFKASEPSKVWVSDITYIHTKEGFLYLTTILDLYDRKCIGWSISDGMKTEETSLAAWKMAIKHRKLSPGLIFHSDRGVQYACEKFSNTLDSYKIITRSMSRKGNCWDNAVAESFSKR, encoded by the coding sequence ATATATAGTTTTATCAAGCAACATCAGGGGCTATATTCGATTGAAAAGATGTGTAAAGTTATGGGCGTTGGATCTAGAAGCTATTATGCTTGGCAAAAACGGTCCCAACAGACAAAAAGCGGGAAATGCAGCAATCTGGAGGACAAGATAAAGGCTATTTATTTCGATAAGAAACAACGGTATGGCAGTCCTAGAATAACAGCGGAGCTGTTGGATGATGGAATTAAAGTTTCTAGAAATACAGTCGCTAAGTATATGAAAAATATGGGGCTACGCAGTAAAATAGGCAAGAAATTTAAAGCTACAACCGATTCAAAACATGCACATAAAATAATGGACAATGTATTAGACCGAAATTTCAAAGCTTCAGAGCCTTCAAAAGTCTGGGTATCTGATATTACTTACATCCATACCAAAGAAGGTTTTTTATATCTAACCACCATTCTGGATTTATATGACCGCAAATGTATTGGTTGGAGTATCAGTGATGGGATGAAAACTGAAGAAACTTCATTGGCAGCTTGGAAAATGGCAATTAAGCACCGCAAACTGTCTCCTGGTCTAATTTTTCATTCGGATCGAGGCGTACAATATGCATGTGAAAAATTTAGTAACACGTTAGATTCCTATAAAATCATAACAAGAAGTATGAGTAGAAAAGGTAATTGCTGGGATAATGCAGTAGCAGAAAGCTTCTCAAAACGCTAA